From a region of the Haloferax volcanii DS2 genome:
- a CDS encoding ROK family protein, with protein MAYYVGVDLGATNVRSVVGDDDGTVLGEARDNTPRGPTGIAVTEAVLGVVREACAEAGIDPSDAVAAGIGAIGPLDLAEGAVENPANLPDTIDRIPLTGPLSVLLETDEVYLHNDTNAGVIGERFHSDRNPDDMVYLTISSGIGAGVCVDGHVLAGWDGNAGEVGHLTLDPHGFMTCGCGHNGHWEGYCSGNNIPKYARELHEEDPVDTALPISDPDFSAVDVFEHAGDDEFADHIISQLGHWNAMGVANIVHAYAPLIIYVGGAVALNNPDLVLEPIREQMSEMVMSNIPEIQLTTLGDEVVVEGALASAMTGGTGDRSRL; from the coding sequence ATGGCGTACTACGTGGGCGTCGACTTGGGGGCGACGAACGTCCGTTCCGTGGTCGGCGACGACGATGGAACCGTCCTCGGAGAGGCCCGTGACAACACTCCGCGCGGCCCGACGGGAATCGCGGTCACCGAGGCGGTCCTCGGCGTCGTCCGCGAGGCGTGTGCCGAGGCGGGCATCGACCCGAGCGACGCGGTCGCGGCCGGTATCGGTGCAATCGGCCCGCTCGACTTGGCCGAGGGCGCGGTCGAAAACCCGGCGAACCTCCCGGACACCATCGACCGCATCCCGCTGACCGGTCCCCTTTCGGTGCTGTTGGAGACGGACGAGGTGTACCTGCACAACGACACGAACGCCGGCGTCATCGGCGAGCGGTTCCACTCCGACCGCAACCCCGACGACATGGTGTACCTCACCATCTCCTCCGGTATCGGCGCGGGGGTCTGCGTCGACGGGCACGTCCTCGCCGGCTGGGACGGCAACGCCGGCGAGGTCGGCCACCTGACGCTCGACCCGCACGGCTTCATGACGTGCGGCTGCGGCCACAACGGTCACTGGGAGGGCTACTGCTCGGGGAACAACATCCCGAAGTACGCCCGCGAACTCCACGAGGAAGACCCGGTCGACACCGCGCTCCCCATCTCCGACCCCGACTTCTCCGCGGTCGACGTGTTCGAACACGCCGGCGACGACGAGTTCGCAGACCACATCATCAGCCAACTGGGCCACTGGAACGCGATGGGCGTCGCCAACATCGTCCACGCGTACGCGCCGCTTATCATCTACGTCGGCGGCGCGGTCGCGCTCAACAACCCGGACCTCGTGTTGGAGCCCATCCGCGAACAGATGAGCGAGATGGTCATGTCGAACATCCCCGAGATTCAACTGACGACGCTGGGCGACGAGGTCGTGGTCGAGGGGGCGTTGGCGAGCGCGATGACCGGTGGAACTGGCGACCGCTCGCGGCTGTGA
- a CDS encoding TIGR00266 family protein, which translates to MDHTIDYRPSFALLTVSLDEGESLRSEAGAMVSYSDGIDIETNAKGGLFGSLKRSVLGGESFFQNTFSARQAGEVSFAPPLPGDIVHHGLEDETLYVQSGSYIASDPALDLDTSFGGAKTFFGSEGLFLLKLTGTGDSFLSSYGAIHEVELGEGERYTVDTGHIVAFDETTSFSVERVGGLKSTLFSGEGLVCTFTGPGTVWIQSRSMDSFLSWLIPKLPTNNSA; encoded by the coding sequence ATGGACCACACCATCGACTACCGCCCGTCGTTCGCCCTCCTCACCGTCTCGCTCGACGAGGGCGAGTCGCTCCGGTCGGAGGCCGGCGCGATGGTCAGCTACTCCGACGGCATCGACATCGAGACGAACGCGAAAGGCGGCCTGTTCGGGTCGCTCAAGCGGAGCGTCCTCGGCGGCGAGTCGTTCTTCCAGAACACGTTCAGCGCGCGGCAGGCGGGGGAGGTCTCCTTCGCGCCCCCGCTGCCGGGCGACATCGTCCACCACGGTCTCGAAGACGAGACCCTGTACGTGCAGTCCGGGTCGTACATCGCCTCCGACCCCGCGCTCGACCTCGACACCTCCTTCGGCGGGGCGAAGACCTTCTTCGGGAGCGAGGGGCTGTTCCTGCTCAAACTGACCGGCACCGGTGACAGCTTCCTGTCGAGCTACGGGGCCATCCACGAGGTCGAACTCGGTGAGGGCGAACGCTACACGGTCGACACCGGCCACATCGTCGCCTTCGACGAAACCACGAGTTTCTCCGTCGAGCGCGTCGGCGGCCTGAAGTCCACCCTGTTCAGCGGCGAGGGCCTCGTCTGTACGTTCACCGGCCCGGGAACCGTCTGGATACAGTCGCGCAGCATGGACTCGTTCCTCTCGTGGCTCATCCCCAAACTCCCGACCAACAACTCCGCGTAA